From a region of the Spelaeicoccus albus genome:
- a CDS encoding ABC transporter ATP-binding protein gives MHALDDVNLDFQEGSFTCILGPSGCGKSTLLRIIGELETATAGEVEINLAAKKIPRSAFVFQEHGVFPWFNVLDNVAFGEQMADVPRKQRHEHAQRWINEVGLSGFENAYPHQLSGGMRQRISIARAFATGSPSLLMDEPLGALDAQTRTLMQEQLVQLWEAERKTVILVTHAIEEAMLLGDQIVIMSARPGRVKEILPVPFARPRKIEIEASPEFAQMKQSIWESLRDEVQTSLGFA, from the coding sequence GTGCATGCGCTTGACGACGTGAACCTCGACTTCCAAGAAGGGTCGTTCACATGCATCCTGGGTCCGTCGGGATGCGGCAAGTCGACCCTCCTGCGCATCATCGGGGAACTCGAAACAGCCACCGCAGGTGAAGTAGAGATCAACCTGGCCGCCAAGAAGATCCCCCGCTCCGCATTCGTCTTCCAGGAGCATGGTGTCTTTCCGTGGTTCAACGTGTTGGACAACGTCGCGTTCGGTGAGCAGATGGCCGACGTGCCCCGCAAGCAACGCCACGAGCATGCACAGCGTTGGATCAATGAGGTTGGCCTTTCCGGCTTCGAGAATGCTTATCCGCATCAACTCTCCGGCGGCATGCGCCAACGCATTTCGATTGCCCGCGCCTTCGCAACCGGCTCGCCATCACTTCTCATGGATGAACCGCTTGGCGCGCTCGATGCACAAACGCGCACGCTCATGCAGGAACAACTCGTGCAGTTGTGGGAAGCCGAGCGGAAAACCGTCATTCTTGTCACCCACGCCATCGAGGAGGCCATGCTGCTTGGCGATCAAATCGTCATCATGTCGGCCCGGCCGGGACGCGTCAAGGAAATCCTGCCCGTTCCATTCGCACGGCCGCGCAAGATCGAGATCGAGGCGTCCCCCGAGTTCGCGCAGATGAAACAGAGCATCTGGGAGTCCTTGCGCGACGAAGTGCAAACTTCCTTGGGGTTCGCATGA